A portion of the Naumovozyma castellii chromosome 2, complete genome genome contains these proteins:
- the CYK3 gene encoding Cyk3p (ancestral locus Anc_2.319): MTLLQATTLPFKVRARYGWSGQTKGDLGFLEGDIMEVTRVAGDWFYGRLLRNKKCAGYFPNNFVIPLEERLNEAIPLVADMSNTVSSKVSIPPVPSRSVHKQQSKMTYSQSSPTLPKLSRRSTDIEQSSRTRDDIGDYSMKRPSYRRQDPSESKDNSIYMKRSSRGSRLQESLNGPLPPLPPLPKFSKQTDKAKTPIKSYPSNDINKSHSRDYAYYEDNQKFYDGFYPNKKSAVSDSNSSSSAGLFSNSHYMDNSMSSSENSFALMSDFSATSAGSFARHKYAQSFTDSFEKSQAVASNNEQYNNTLNSSSRMGGLLRKIIPMGKSGNVSNDNDGENYPKLPDLEDLNISRSHDDARDWVTVKSHINRSRTLTKYEKHPRYMRALENNRDLVLHPQDSIYNGLNTNEVKANGQPGIVDIELTELNREYIDSMTRKRCLKEGSLRLDTWAQTTFSARYASTIEKLRGIYIFCTEMFALIDDNGESDFSHEPSNLDKKIYQKYCTPYELTWIFKKLTNALGITCEIVIGFLKTPGININEFKYNHCWLRVLVNKEWRLVDVILGNITNPIHEFVNNRKAKKAEESYFLAQPLEFIYTHVPPREFEQHIVPSIDQLSVLYLPLVFPSYFKNALKLYKYSTALAYLEDSEVYECQLEIPSDIEIFASVGPSFIDDEKSETFKNMDLALTQVKKHKTDSSRRIAIIKAVLPPGVKDGLLYIHSGLRGTQITIANVHPLSMMISLSHKGNESKFEFVTRLPSENLQKLELYILEPQNKYLFTDNEYNFEVIQQPFDGVMYNASGKTQNQMQKLAIQSPSGKIYELNKNDPNFAYGTWKAIIKAKEKGKWTGLVVADSGIGWCPFAQWSCI, encoded by the coding sequence ATGACTTTATTACAAGCGACAACTCTGCCGTTTAAAGTTAGGGCAAGATATGGCTGGTCAGGCCAAACGAAGGGAGATTTAGGTTTTCTAGAAGGAGACATTATGGAAGTTACTAGAGTAGCTGGGGATTGGTTCTATGGAAGATTActtagaaataaaaaatgtGCTGGTTACTTTCCAAACAACTTTGTGATACCGTTAGAAGAACGTCTAAATGAGGCGATTCCACTGGTGGCAGATATGTCTAACACGGTCTCTTCTAAAGTCTCAATTCCACCTGTACCATCAAGATCTGTCCATAAACAACAATCCAAAATGACTTACTCTCAATCTTCTCCCACTTTGCCTAAACTTTCTAGGAGATCAACTGATATAGAACAGAGTTCAAGAACAAGGGATGATATAGGTGATTACAGTATGAAACGGCCTTCTTATAGGCGCCAAGATCCTTCTGAAAGCAAGGATAATAGCATATATATGAAACGATCAAGTAGGGGTTCAAGACTGCAGGAGTCATTAAATGGTCCATTACCTCCTTTACCACCCTTACCGAAGTTTTCGAAACAAACAGATAAAGCAAAAACACCAATTAAATCATACCCATCAAATGACATAAACAAATCCCATTCACGAGATTATGCATACTATGAAGACAATCAGAAATTTTACGATGGATTTTATCCAAATAAGAAATCAGCTGTGAGTGATAGtaattcttcctcttcagcGGGCCTTTTCTCGAATTCTCACTATATGGATAATTCAATGTCAAGTAGTGAGAATAGTTTTGCCCTAATGAGTGATTTTAGCGCGACAAGTGCTGGTAGTTTTGCAAGACATAAATATGCACAATCATTTACAGATtcctttgaaaaatctcaAGCCGTCGCCTCCAATAACGAGcaatataataatactcTTAATAGTAGTAGCAGAATGGGTGGTTTACTACGAAAGATAATACCGATGGGAAAGAGTGGTAATGTAtctaatgataatgacGGCGAAAACTATCCAAAGTTGCCAGATTTagaagatttgaatatatcAAGATCGCATGATGATGCTAGAGATTGGGTAACAGTTAAGTCCCATATTAATAGATCAAGAACTTTAACGAAATACGAAAAGCATCCGAGATATATGAGagctttggaaaataatagaGATTTGGTATTACATCCTCAGGATTCTATTTATAATGGATTAAACACCAATGAAGTCAAGGCTAATGGGCAACCAGGTATTGTTGATATTGAACTTACTGAACTGAACAGAGAATACATAGATAGTATGACAAGAAAAAGATGTTTAAAGGAAGGTTCCTTAAGATTGGACACATGGGCACAAACTACTTTTTCCGCAAGATATGCCTctacaattgaaaaattaagagGAATCTACATTTTTTGCACAGAAATGTTTGCTTTgattgatgataatgggGAATCGGATTTTTCTCACGAGCCTTCTAATCTAGACAAAAAGATATATCAGAAATACTGCACTCCATATGAACTAACCTGGATATTCAAGAAGTTGACTAATGCATTGGGGATTACATGTGAAATTGTGATCGGGTTTTTAAAGACACCAGGAAtcaatattaatgaattcaagTACAACCATTGCTGGTTAAGAGTTTTAGTTAATAAGGAATGGCGATTGGTTGATGTTATCTTAGGTAACATTACTAATCCTATCCATGAATTTGTCAACAACAGAAAGGCCAAAAAGGCCGAAGAGAGCTACTTTTTGGCGCAACCATtagaatttatttatacACACGTACCACCAAGGGAATTTGAACAGCATATTGTACCAAGCATCGATCAATTATCGGTTCTTTATTTACCCCTTGTCTTCCCTTCATATTTCAAGAATGCTCTAAAGCTCTACAAATATAGTACAGCATTGGCATATCTTGAAGATTCTGAGGTTTACGAATGCCAACTAGAAATTCCGAgtgatattgaaatatttgctTCTGTCGGTCCTTCATTTATAGATGACGAGAAATCAGAAACATTTAAAAACATGGATTTGGCACTTACCCAAGTTAAGAAGCATAAGACTGATAGTTCCCGTCGCATAGCCATTATAAAAGCAGTACTACCGCCTGGAGTTAAAGATGGTTTGTTATATATTCATTCCGGACTTAGAGGCACTCAAATTACAATTGCCAATGTCCATCCATTATCTatgatgatttctttgTCTCATAAAGGGAACGAAtctaaatttgaatttgttacAAGACTCCCCTCtgaaaatcttcaaaaacttGAATTATACATTTTGGAACCAcagaataaatatttattcacAGATAACGAATACAACTTTGAAGTTATCCAGCAACCATTCGATGGTGTCATGTATAATGCATCTGGTAAGACTCAAAATCAAATGCAAAAATTAGCGATCCAATCACCTTCAGGCAAAATTTATGAactaaataaaaatgatcCTAATTTTGCTTATGGAACTTGGAAAGCTATCATTAAAGCTAAAGAAAAGGGGAAGTGGACCGGATTAGTTGTCGCCGATTCGGGAATTGGCTGGTGTCCTTTTGCCCAATGGTCTTGTATTTGA
- the NUP84 gene encoding Nup84p (ancestral locus Anc_2.320), with protein sequence MRQPNAQNIGYLKKFATALEHFKVGQFNTSEHTDAFDIIKDFRSIAGEEALKFLDDSNSSARHLNNDWEQEARLWHLLDLLMSFRTADHDTDRISIENYNSNALFEKQLLQDDKKLYQIWIIMVWLQENMTIQERPDNLPTSKWTQTLISGNLESADLDYPLRNVGVTIEQKDKEQDHIFFQYIYHLLLAGKYEEAFEECKLSENLTLNMILCGIQEYVNPAIDTQIANEFEMQQGVKKHALWRRAVYNLSQCPDLNPYERAIYNYLSGTIPDTGIDANWDSDFLLQLNQILQIEIENYLLKNGKINAEELITPLPMYAKSLDKILNSLSERYPMESESPMKVLMGAIILDTLPSVLHSSVEMLLDIIKGKESSNDLLDEPYLLRVVTHLSIFIDVITPGAVPKGDKYKLVTAYISILKMHGYYDCIPIYISFLEDDEILNAYSFVLSTMNEPELRQNQLELMKFLRLPVTNILKKTTSRVFTETEPEYTPDEEISVSFGITDTDKHLILAVEWLLQGKLFTDALESVLALSRRFLINGKVKALDYFFRRNSMDDLLKAYKLEIISQRDSDEGPELKIEELLQYENLIHGLNRYEEWNKTIKLLNSESNIPSLIEKFQAYTRSTHDLIENFLVNLSRDEGYTGRDIIYEIRALYTPYLIIELHKGLVEAAKLLKIPKFISEALNYTDLVANETDKIYLLFQTSGKLKEYLQLVAHTATLVDYSKQNY encoded by the coding sequence ATGAGGCAGCCAAACGCACAAAATATTGGCTATCTAAAGAAATTTGCAACTGCATTGGAACATTTTAAAGTAGGTCAGTTCAATACGAGTGAGCATACAGATGCATTTGATATTATAAAAGACTTCCGTTCCATTGCTGGTGAAGAAGCATTGAAGTTCCTCGATGACTCAAACTCAAGTGCTAGacatttgaataatgattGGGAACAAGAAGCGAGATTATGGCATTTGTTAGATTTGTTGATGTCTTTCAGGACAGCTGATCATGATACTGACAGAATatccattgaaaattaCAACTCTAATGCTCTTTTTGAAAAGCAATTACTTCAGGATGATAAAAAGCTGTATCAGATATGGATTATCATGGTTTGGTTACAGGAAAATATGACAATTCAAGAAAGACCAGATAATTTACCAACTTCAAAATGGACTCAGACTTTGATCTCGGGCAACCTGGAAAGTGCTGATCTAGATTATCCTTTGAGAAACGTTGGTGTTACCATAGAACAAAAGGATAAGGAACAGGATcacattttctttcaatatatatatcatcTTCTACTGGCCGGAAAATACGAGGAAgcatttgaagaatgtAAACTAAGTGAAAATCTAACATTGAACATGATTTTATGTGGTATACAAGAATATGTCAATCCCGCCATTGACACTCAAATTGCTAATGAGTTTGAGATGCAACAAGGTGTTAAAAAGCATGCACTTTGGAGAAGAGCTGTCTATAACCTATCTCAATGTCCAGATTTGAATCCGTACGAAAGGGCAATATATAATTATCTTTCAGGCACTATCCCAGATACTGGTATTGATGCTAATTGGGATTCTGACTTTTTGTTGCAACTTAACCAAATATTAcagattgaaattgaaaattatttattgaagaatggTAAAATAAATGCCGAAGAATTAATTACACCATTACCAATGTATGCGAAAAGTCTGGATAAAATTTTAAACTCACTTTCAGAGAGGTATCCAATGGAGAGTGAATCTCCAATGAAGGTGTTGATGGGTGCAATAATCTTGGATACACTTCCATCAGTTCTTCATTCCTCTGTTGAAATGTTATTAGATATAATTAAAGGAAAGGAAAGCAGTAATGATTTGTTGGATGAACCCTATTTACTTAGAGTTGTTACTCACTTGAGCATATTCATAGATGTGATAACACCTGGAGCAGTACCAAAAGGTGACAAATACAAACTTGTAACCGCATACATTAgtattttgaaaatgcaTGGCTATTACGACTGTATTCCTATTTACATTAGCTTTTTagaggatgatgaaatattgaatgcGTATTCGTTTGTTCTATCGACGATGAATGAACCAGAGCTAAGGCAAAATCAATTGGAGTTAATGAAATTCTTAAGGTTACCTGTAacgaatattttgaaaaagacaACCTCAAGAGTATTTACTGAAACGGAACCCGAATATACCCCAGATGAAGAGATCTCAGTATCCTTTGGCATCACAGACACAGATAAACACCTGATATTGGCAGTTGAGTGGTTGCTACAAGGAAAATTATTCACGGATGCATTGGAGTCTGTGCTTGCACtttcaagaagattctTAATTAATGGTAAAGTCAAAGCACTAGATTATTTTTTCAGAAGGAATTCCATGGATGATTTACTTAAGGCATACAAATTAGAAATAATATCTCAAAGAGATTCTGATGAAGGACCTGaattaaaaattgaagaattgcTGCAATATGAGAACTTAATTCATGGTTTGAATAGATATGAAGAATGGAATAAGACTATAAAGTTATTGAATTCGGAATCTAATATCCCAAGTCTCATAGAGAAATTCCAGGCATACACAAGAAGTACCCATGACCTAATTGAGAACTTCTTGGTTAACTTAAGTAGAGATGAAGGCTACACAGGAAGAGATATAATATATGAAATCAGAGCACTTTATACTCCTTATCTTATTATTGAACTCCACAAGGGTTTGGTAGAGGCTGCGAAATTGCTGAAGATTCCAAAATTCATTAGCGAGGCATTAAATTATACTGACCTGGTGGCTAATGAAACTGATAAGATATACCTACTTTTCCAAACAAGTGGCAAACTGAAGGAATATTTACAATTGGTTGCCCATACAGCTACTCTTGTTGATTACTCTAAGCAAAATTATTAG
- the IWR1 gene encoding Iwr1p (ancestral locus Anc_2.322), which yields MLKRERRESVAPEFIRVKRRRNQDSVQALLLDEDKKRKNSTFIFKLTKTVNPSSYESEQEASTPLLKLSNVDNRHFVLEQHGKRRRDSEDDEGNPSLEEGKNEAKDDELPPEINQMIEQYLTLTKKEKTGDNTRRKKPSKKHFTGESAKIATLPSLDYVYDIYHLESVPEDEMTRYEQQNVGFVKIVNKDMDLLPDEEEDSNNEIRSDDEDSNEENYYQNDYPEDEDDDRSVLFGSEGEEIAEEEDEKNNKQPWNYDKILRADEGDNANDNDEYTELFNKLDGSGNILKSINKNNFVDLDKPTDATEATDSDAEEEDIDVDFNELDHDNSLMTDYGEDIYPRNNFFPTDEDDPLAQHRDRIFGQLQKKIDEH from the exons ATGTTAAAAAGGGAAAGAAGAGAATCGGTAGCTCCAGAATTTATTCGTGTCAAAAGGAGAAGGAACCAAGATTCCGTTCAAGCACTTC TACTTGATGAGGATAAGAAACGAAAAAACTCTACTTTTATATTTAAACTTACAAAGACAGTTAATCCAAGCAGTTATGAAAGTGAACAAGAAGCTTCTACTCCATTGTTGAAACTTTCTAATGTAGATAATCGTCATTTCGTCCTTGAACAACATGGGAAGAGACGCCGTGATTCCGAAGATGACGAGGGCAACCCTTCTTTGGAGGAAGGTAAGAATGAAGCAAAAGACGACGAATTACCACCTGAAATAAACCAAATGATTGAGCAATACCTTACTTTGActaaaaaagaaaaaactGGCGATAATACAAGGAGGAAGAAACCAAGTAAGAAACATTTTACTGGAGAATCTGCTAAGATCGCAACTTTGCCCAGCCTAGATTATGTGTATGATATCTATCACCTTGAAAGTGTCcctgaagatgaaatgaCAAGGTATGAACAACAAAATGTCGGATTTGTCAAAATTGTTAATAAAGATATGGACCTTCTCCCggatgaggaagaagattcaAACAATGAAATACGTTCTGACGATGAGGattcaaatgaagaaaactATTACCAGAATGACTATCCTGAGGATGAGGACGATGATAGATCTGTATTATTTGGTAGCGAAGGAGAAGAGATAGcggaggaagaagatgaaaagaataacAAACAACCGTGGAATTATGATAAAATTTTAAGAGCTGATGAAGGAGATAATgctaatgataatgatgaatataCAGAgttattcaacaaattaGATGGCAGTGGCAACATTTTGAAATCCATcaacaaaaataattttgttgaCCTGGACAAACCTACTGATGCGACAGAGGCAACTGACAGTGACgctgaagaggaagatatAGATGTagatttcaatgaattaGACCATGATAATAGTTTAATGACGGATTATGGTGAAGATATTTATCCAAGGAACAACTTCTTTCCaactgatgaagatgatcCTCTGGCTCAACATCGAGATAGAATATTTGGTCAATTacagaagaaaattgaCGAACATTAA
- the NCAS0B06050 gene encoding short-chain dehydrogenase/reductase (ancestral locus Anc_2.323), whose product MLTDKIFSLLVYLESKFSFPFLLKNDLEESILRPGSVALVTGGSSGLGLEIVKQLLSKRCTVIILDIYPPNIQFGADKALTYYKCDVGSQEEIEKTYKRISKDHASIHILINNAGITCLKPITEFSKEEVNKVINVNYLGACKLMHLWLSANNEGFIVNIASVLGLITPARLAAYGASKGGLISFHQSLNLLLKKRTTNKIKMLLVCTGKIRTKMFQSVDSPSTLFAPDIKPDILARRIVKSIERGNCQTIRMPFYANLVLVFLSLQRPYISLLKKISKMDEATKI is encoded by the coding sequence ATGTTAACAGATAAGATATTTTCGTTACTAGTGTATCTCGAGAGCaagttttcttttccatttttattgaaaaatgacTTAGAAGAGTCCATTCTAAGACCTGGTTCAGTTGCACTAGTAACAGGAGGGTCTAGCGGATTGGGTTTAGAAATTGTCAAACAACTACTTTCAAAAAGATGTACAGTGATCATCCTTGATATTTACCCTCctaatattcaatttgggGCAGACAAAGCTCTTACATATTATAAGTGTGACGTTGGAAGCCAAGAAGAGATAGAGAAGACGTACAAAAGAATAAGTAAGGACCATGCAAGTATCCacattttaataaataacgCCGGCATAACATGTCTAAAACCGATTACTGAATTTTCAAAGGAGGAAGTGAATAAAGTTATTAATGTGAATTATTTGGGGGCCTGTAAATTAATGCATTTATGGTTGTCGGCTAACAATGAAGGGTTTATTGTAAATATTGCCTCAGTTTTAGGTTTAATTACCCCTGCAAGACTAGCTGCCTATGGGGCATCAAAAGGGGgtttaatttcattccatcaatctttgaatcttttattaaagaaaaggacaactaataaaatcaaaatgTTACTAGTATGTACTGGTAAAATTAGGACTAAGATGTTTCAATCCGTAGACTCACCATCAACACTATTTGCACCTGACATTAAACCTGACATTTTGGCAAGGAGGATTGTTAAGTCCATTGAAAGAGGAAATTGCCAAACGATTAGAATGCCCTTTTATGCAAATCTGGTCCTTGTATTCTTGTCGCTACAGAGACCTTacatttcattattgaaaaaaataagtAAAATGGATGAAGCTACAAAGATTTGA
- the ARP4 gene encoding Arp4p (ancestral locus Anc_1.287), producing MSNSNLQVYGGDEITAVIIDPGSFSTNIGYSGTDYPQSILPSSYGTYKETTEGQESTTKRKRIFSESSIQIPRPDYEIKRIVENGSIMDWDAAQEQWSWALKSQLHLQSTSGIPALLTEPIWNSVENRKKSLEILLEGMNFEACYLSSVPTCVSFAAGRPNCLVVDIGHDTTSVSPVVDGMTLSKSSMRNFIAGKYINTLIEKYLQPREIIPLFSIKQRRPEFIKRTFDYTVDSSLYQYANEHEFFQECKETLCQITSTGSLEKNKDQLKTISSRSIEAPWAEELVFENETRFGFGEELFVPNKDNIPENWPVSEDGVVETWHNDYVPLKRTKPSGSTKTETNTKESTPQPKAEDTSATTTETLDNISDTVNENGKRPVDDISEPTKNDIAGLADLVYSAIIKSDVDLRASLAHNVVLTGGSSSIPGLSDRLILELNRRLPALKFRILSTGHTKERQYQAWLGGSILTSLGTFHQLWVGKNEYNEVGVERLLMDRFR from the coding sequence ATGTCTAACTCAAACTTGCAAGTGTATGGAGGTGATGAAATTACAGCTGTCATTATAGATCCAGGCTCCTTTTCAACGAATATTGGATATTCTGGGACGGATTACCCACAATCGATATTACCATCGTCATATGGTACTTATAAGGAAACAACCGAAGGTCAGGAATCAACtacaaaaagaaaaaggatATTTTCTGAATCCTCGATCCAAATTCCTAGGCCAGATTATGAAATTAAGAGAATTGTTGAAAATGGTTCCATTATGGATTGGGATGCTGCTCAAGAGCAATGGTCCTGGGCATTGAAATCACAATTACATTTACAATCTACATCTGGTATTCCTGCTTTATTGACAGAACCAATTTGGAATAGTGTGGAAAACAGAAAGAAATCCTTAGAAATATTGTTGGAAGGCATGAATTTTGAAGCATGTTATCTTTCATCTGTACCTACATGTGTTTCATTTGCAGCAGGGAGACCAAATTGTCTAGTTGTCGATATAGGACATGATACCACCAGCGTAAGCCCAGTAGTGGATGGAATGACATTATCAAAAAGTTCGatgagaaatttcattgctggtaaatatattaatacTTTGATTGAAAAGTATTTGCAACCTAGGGAAATAATACCACTCTTCAGCATTAAGCAGAGACGTCCAGAATTTATAAAGAGGACTTTTGATTATACAGTTGATTCATCTCTTTACCAGTATGCTAATGAGCATGAATTTTTCCAGGAGTGCAAGGAAACACTATGTCAAATAACGTCCACGGGTTCtttagaaaaaaataaggaTCAACTAAAGACAATCAGTAGCAGATCAATAGAAGCCCCTTGGGCTGAAGAGCttgtatttgaaaatgaaaccaGATTTGGTTTTGGTGAAGAGTTATTCGTTCCCAATAAGGATAATATTCCTGAAAATTGGCCTGTTTCAGAAGATGGTGTTGTAGAAACTTGGCATAATGATTATGTTCCATTAAAGAGAACCAAACCAAGTGGTTCGACCAAGACAGAGACTAATACTAAGGAATCAACTCCACAACCGAAGGCGGAAGACACATCAGCTACAACCACAGAAACATTGGATAATATTTCCGATActgttaatgaaaatggtaaACGACCTGTTGATGATATATCAGAGCCTACGAAAAATGACATTGCAGGTCTTGCGGATCTTGTTTATAGTGCCATTATAAAAAGTGATGTTGACCTTCGTGCATCATTAGCTCATAATGTAGTACTTACGGGGGGGTCATCTTCTATTCCAGGCTTAAGTGACAGATTAATATTGGAACTAAATAGAAGACTACCGGCATTAAAATTTAGAATATTGTCAACGGGACACACAAAGGAAAGACAGTACCAGGCGTGGCTGGGAGGAAGTATTCTAACAAGTTTGGGAACATTTCATCAACTTTGGGTCGgtaaaaatgaatataatgaagTTGGTGTCGAAAGACTGTTGATGGATAGATTTAGATAG
- the NCAS0B06070 gene encoding uncharacterized protein — protein MSKENNIVTKRTVTFVNNATPATITETQLDLDHCFGDDEIVIAIKAAALNPVDFALHELSYPRFTSAAPKAYGRDFAGVIIRRGAKVDPKWQVGDKVNGSFNHIYGPEGSLSNYLIMNTKKQLAIDHIPATEDSDKDEFIHAAAWPLVFGTAYPALFKCGQTFNKDSRILVIGASTAVSNAFVQIAKKQLNVGTVVGICNSASVDYNKSLGFDYLVPYNQEGTIPDNVEKLMKENNIGKFDLIFDSVGSSDFFPVMDKFLKPRTENSYYVTVVGDEKINYKHPSLIGAIPYKVPFRTYNPWRKFNFAHFFCVPNKEWVDLGTRMIETGKYTPPIDSVFKLDQFQEAIDRLKSNRAKGKVIITPN, from the coding sequence ATGTctaaggaaaataatattgtcACAAAGAGAACAGTCACATTTGTGAACAACGCCACACCTGCAACCATCACCGAAACTCAATTAGACTTGGATCATTGTTTTGGTGACGATGAAATAGTTATTGCCATTAAAGCAGCTGCCTTGAATCCGGTCGATTTTGCTCTCCATGAACTTTCATATCCACGTTTCACTTCTGCTGCACCAAAAGCATACGGAAGAGATTTTGCTGGTGTTATTATTCGTCGTGGTGCAAAAGTGGATCCCAAATGGCAAGTTGGTGACAAGGTAAATGGATCATTCAACCATATATATGGACCAGAAGGTTCTTTATCTAACTATCTTATTATGAATACTAAAAAACAACTCGCAATTGACCATATTCCTGCAACGGAGGATTCCGACAAGGATGAATTTATTCATGCTGCTGCCTGGCCATTGGTTTTTGGTACTGCATATCCAGCTTTATTTAAATGTGGTCAAACTTTTAACAAGGATTCAAGAATATTGGTCATTGGTGCCTCTACAGCTGTGTCTAATGCATTTGTCCAAATTGCTAAGAAGCAGTTGAATGTAGGTACTGTAGTTGGTATTTGTAATTCAGCCTCTGTGGATTACAACAAATCCTTAGGCTTCGATTACTTGGTTCCTTATAATCAAGAAGGTACTATTCCAGATAATGTGGAAAAGTTGATGAAGGAGAACAATATTGGTaaatttgatttaatatttgattCTGTGGGATCCAGTGACTTTTTCCCTGTCATGgataaatttttaaaacCGAGAACAGAAAACTCTTATTACGTGACAGTGGTGGGTGACGAAAAGATAAATTACAAACACCCATCTTTGATTGGAGCCATCCCATACAAGGTTCCTTTTAGAACTTATAATCCATGGAGAAAGTTCAATTTTGCTCATTTTTTCTGTGTACCAAATAAAGAATGGGTAGATCTAGGAACAAGAATGATTGAAACAGGGAAATATACTCCTCCAATTGATTCAGTTTTCAAACTCgatcaatttcaagaagCGATTGATAGATTAAAATCTAATAGAGCAAAGGGTAAGGTTATTATTACTCCAAACTGA